The following are from one region of the Cytophagia bacterium CHB2 genome:
- a CDS encoding DUF1565 domain-containing protein — MKIALLCLSCIILTPPLLAQKYVATDGDDANPGTFEQPFGTIAKAVAEVLPGDTIYVRGGVYDLTATITITAARSGTESQMITLTAFNDEVPILDFSAQALGVKGISMRSNYWHIRGLQIKGAGDNGMEINFGSNNIIENCA, encoded by the coding sequence ATGAAAATAGCTTTACTCTGTCTCTCGTGCATTATTTTAACGCCGCCCTTGCTTGCGCAGAAATACGTTGCCACCGACGGCGATGATGCCAACCCCGGAACCTTCGAGCAACCGTTTGGCACCATCGCGAAAGCCGTTGCCGAAGTCTTGCCCGGCGACACGATTTATGTTCGCGGCGGCGTTTATGATCTCACTGCCACGATTACCATCACCGCAGCACGAAGCGGAACCGAAAGCCAGATGATCACCTTGACGGCATTCAACGATGAAGTTCCCATTCTTGATTTTTCCGCGCAGGCCCTGGGTGTCAAGGGCATCAGCATGCGCTCCAATTACTGGCATATCCGCGGATTGCAAATCAAAGGCGCGGGCGACAACGGCATGGAGATCAACTTCGGTTCGAACAACATCATTGAGAACTGCGCCTT